From a region of the Drosophila virilis strain 15010-1051.87 chromosome 3, Dvir_AGI_RSII-ME, whole genome shotgun sequence genome:
- the LOC6624471 gene encoding uncharacterized protein, translating into MALAQQYSNISEEVMEYLFDQKIRERDLIAEKEELKLRMNKIEEHLVLLQNRDDELTCMIAAGNLYQLSTVKLVREGLLASLTASMQPYLKLHRKLLRLQRHIREDHSVLYENLIRTPST; encoded by the coding sequence ATGGCGCTGGCGCAACAATACTCGAACATTTCGGAGGAAGTAATGGAATATCTGTTCGATCAGAAGATACGCGAACGCGATCTAATTGCCGAAAAAGAGGAGCTCAAATTGCGCATGAACAAGATCGAGGAGCACCTGGTTCTACTGCAGAACCGCGACGACGAACTAACCTGCATGATCGCCGCCGGCAATCTCTACCAGCTGAGCACCGTCAAGCTGGTGCGAGAGGGTCTCCTGGCCAGCCTAACGGCCAGCATGCAGCCGTACCTCAAGCTGCATCGCAAACTCCTGCGTTTGCAGCGACACATTCGCGAGGATCACAGCGTGTTGTATGAGAACTTGATCAGAACGCCGAGCACTTAA